The following are encoded together in the Cicer arietinum cultivar CDC Frontier isolate Library 1 chromosome 2, Cicar.CDCFrontier_v2.0, whole genome shotgun sequence genome:
- the LOC140919361 gene encoding zinc finger BED domain-containing protein RICESLEEPER 2-like: MRIVIVDNASSNDVAIRLLKKMIKSMNELLLNGFFFFHMRCCAHILNLVMTKRLIDLDSLISSIRNFVRFVISSPQRTAKFKEYIEFTGIASKKLLYLYVQTMWNSTYLMLEATVKFKPDFGKLENEDISYMQYFVEASPPTDNDWENGKCFV; this comes from the coding sequence ATGAGGATTGTCATAGTTGATAATGCATCATCGAATGATGTCGCAATAAGattattgaagaaaatgataaaaAGCATGAATGAGCTATTGTTgaatgggttttttttttttcatatgagGTGTTGTGCTCACATACTCAACTTGGTGATGACTAAAAGATTGATAGACCTCGACTCTTTAATTTCTTCCATTCGAAATTTTGTGAGGTTTGTAATATCTTCACCACAGAGGACTGCAAAGTTTAAGGAATATATAGAATTTACTGGAATTGCAAGCAAGAAATTGTTGTATCTTTATGTTCAAACAATGTGGAACTCAACATATTTGATGTTGGAAGCAACTGTAAAATTTAAACCAGACTTTGGTAAGCTTGAAAATGAAGATATAAGCTATATGCAATACTTTGTAGAAGCTTCTCCCCCCACTGATAATGATTGGGAAAATGGCAAGTGCTTTGTTTAg